Part of the Sulfurimonas denitrificans DSM 1251 genome is shown below.
TGGCTGTTTTAGTTATCTCATGAAAAACTATACGAGGAAGTTCTGCAGGGTCTTTTTTGATAGCATGAGCTATATGCCATCCGATTGCTTCACCCTCACGATCCTCATCGGTCGCGATATAGATGATATCGCTCTTTTTTGCTAAAGTGGTTATCTCTTTTACAGTTGCAGCATTCTCTTTTGCAACACTATAAGCTGGAATTAGATGAGAGTTTTCATCTACTGTTATTCCAAAACGAGATTTTGGCAAATCTCTTATGTGTCCCTTTGATGCAATAACCTCATATTCCTTGCCAAGGAAGTTTTTTATTGTCTTTGCTTTTGCAGGTGATTCAACGATAATTAGGTTCAAATAGCATTCCTATATATATAGTATAGTTCTTTTTAAGTCTGGAAGTGTAGCAAAAAATAAATAAATAGATGAAATCAAATATTTTTGAAAAATATTTGTAAATTGATTAAAGTTATTTTTGAGAGTGTCGATTTAGTTAACATCAAGGCATGGAAGCCAAGATAAAAAATTAACTAGAGCGTAAGGCTCTACCCTAAAAGGATTTATCATGGGATTTAGAATAAACACAAATATTAGTGCGATGAACGCACATAGAAATGCTCAGCAAACTAATATAGGACTTGATAAAAGTCTTGGTTCACTTAGTTCTGGTTTAAGAATTACGAAAGCGGCAGATGACGCTTCTGGTATGGCTATTGCCGATTCTCTTCGTCAACAAGCTCAAGGTTTGGGTCAAGCTGTATCAAATGCAAACGATGGTATTGGTATTACTCAAACAGCGGATGGTGCTTTGGATGAGTATATAAATATTGCTAATACTATTAGAACTAAAGCTATTCAAGCTGCGTCTGATGGTCAAACTTTAGATACACGTAAAGCTATTCAGGCTGATATTGACAAACTTATGGCAGAGGCTCAAAATATTGCTTCAACTACTTCGTTTAATGGTCAAACACTTCTAAATGGTGGTTATCAAAATAAATCATTCCATATTGGTGCATACTCTGGAGAGGCTGTAAAAATCTCTATAGAAGATAGTAGAACTGAAAAAATAGGTAAATTTGCTCTAGCAGAATCAACTACAGGATTAACAGCTACTACAGGTCAGGCTGGTGTTAGTACAGTATCTCTTAGCGTTACTGTTACAAGTGCAGATGGTACAACATCAACATCAACAGGTGAAGCTGTACTTACTTCAGGTGCACACTCTAGTTATGAGATTGCACAGATGGTAGTTGATGCATTTAACTCAGATGCTCAAACAGATGGAACAAATGCAAGAGCTAGTGTATATGAACTTACATCTTCGACTGCAGGAACTGCGGCATTTGGTGTTAGAGTAGATTCTAGTGATAAATTTACTACAACTGAAGCAGGATTTACTATTGGAGATGCTACGGCTGCTCTAACAAATAACTTTAGTACTATTGATGTTACAACTAGAGAAAAAGCAGAGAAAGCTATTATCATCTCGGATTATACTCTTAAAGATTTAGACTCTAGAAGATCAGATATAGGTTCGGTTCAAAATCAACTTGAATCAACTATTAGAAATATCTCTGTAACTCAGGTAAATGTTCAAGCGGCAGAATCACAGATTCGTGACGTTGACTTTGCGGCAGAGAGTGCGAACTTTGCGAAATTTAATATCTTAGCTCAGTCTGGTTCATACGCTATGAGTCAAGCTAACGCTGTTCAACAAAATGTTATGAGACTACTTCAGTAGTCGTCTTGAGTAAGTAGCTTTAGCTACGCTCACGTCCCTTTAGAAAACATTATGAGATTGTTACAGTGGTAACTCATCTATAACTGTTATTTTACAAACCCATCTTCAAGTAAAACTTGAGGATGGGTTTAAACCTCTTTTAAGCTCTCATTTTAATTTTTTTGGAACACTCATTGCTTAAACTCTACAAATAACCTTAAAAAGGATTTGTAATGGGATTTAGAATAAACACAAATATTAGTGCTATGAACGCGCATAGAAATGCAAGCATGACTAACTTAGGACTTGATAAAAGTCTTGGTTCACTTAGTTCTGGTTTAAGAATTACGAAAGCGGCAGATGACGCTTCTGGTATGGCTATTGCCGATTCTCTTCGTCAACAAGCTCAAGGTTTGGGGCAAGCTGTTATGAATTCAAATGATGGTATAGGTGTTACCCAAACAGCGGATGGTGCTTTGGATGAGTATATAAATATTGCTAATACTATTAGAACTAAAGCTATTCAAGCTGCGTCTGATGGTCAAACTTCTGATACACGTAAAGCTATTCAGGCTGATATTGACAGACTTATGCAAGAGGCTCAAAATATTGCTTCAACTACTTCGTTTAATGGTCAAACACTTCTAAATGGTGGTTATCAAAATAAATCATTCCATATTGGTGCATACTCTGGAGAGACTGTAAAAATCTCTATAGAGGATAGTAGAACTGAAAAAGTAGGTAAATTCTCGCTAGCAGAATCAACTACAGGATTAACAGCTACTACAGGTCAGGCTGGTGTTAGTACAGTATCTCTTAGCGTTACTGTTACAAGTGCAGATGGTACAACATCAACATCAACAGGTGAAGCTGTACTTACTTCAGGTGCACACTCTAGTTATGAGATTGCACAGATGGTAGTTGATGCATTTAACTCAGATGCTCAAACAGATGGAACAAATGCAAGAGCTAGTGTATATGAACTTACATCTTCGACTGCAGGAACTGCGGCATTTGGTATTAGAGTAGATTCTAGTGATAACTTTACTACAACTGAAGCAGGATTTACTATTGGAGATGCTACGGCTGCTCTAACAAACAACTTTAGTACTATTGATGTTACAACTAGAGAAAAAGCAGAGAAAGCTATTATCATCTCGGATTATACTCTTAAAGATTTAGACTCTAGAAGATCAGATATAGGTTCGGTTCAAAATCAACTTGAATCAACTATTAGAAATATCTCTGTAACTCAGGTAAATGTTCAAGCGGCAGAATCACAGATTCGTGACGTTGACTTTGCGGCAGAGAGTGCGAACTTTGCGAAATTTAATATCTTAGCTCAGTCTGGTTCATACGCTATGAGTCAAGCTAACGCTGTTCAACAAAATGTATTAAAACTACTTCAGTAATATAAAAACATCTTACACATGTGAGTGTAAGATGTTTTTACTACTACAAATCTTCTAAAACTTTTTCTATCTCTTGCTCATATGCTTTTATTATTTTTTCTAAAAGTGTAATAATTATCTTTTTAATTTTTTTAATATGTTTTTTATGATTATCTAGCTCTTTTGTATTGAAGAGATCTGAGATATAAGTTGATGAGATAAGAAGATAATTCATCATGATTTGATGCAGTTCATCTTGCTCGAATGCAACCATAGAGTTAAGTAATTTTGTATAACTTTGCATAAATATTTCACTACTTGATGAACTATCTTCTCTAAAAGTGTTTACAAAGTCATAATATTTTTGAACTCTTTTTTGTCTATCTTTTAACATTTGTAACTCTTCATTCGATAAAGAACTTGAAGAGTATTTGTCAAAAAGAGCTAAAAGATGACTCTTTAAATCTATTTTTTTTATAATTTTTGTTACTTTAACATCTGATGGTTCAAGTGCTATAGTCTCTTGAAAGTAAGCTCCATCACTAAGATTATATATATTTTGATTTGGTAATTTTAGTTTGCTTGTATGTATGTCAACTACAGGTATGGACATAGCAAGAAGAGGTATTGTGTTTACTTGTTTTCTAAAATTTCCTCGTACTTGTGTCACCGCTGTATCAAGTGAAGCACTTTGTGTGATAGAGTTTGCAGAGGATGTATCAAGGTTTCTGTGATCTGAGTGATCTTTTGCATGAGTTGAACCATCGTCTCCTATGGCTAAATCAAGCCCTAGTAGATATATATCGCCTTTACTAAAAGAGAGCGCTATAGCATACGAAGCTTCACCAACACTAGCAACATCAATAAAACAGTTGTTTAATTTATAGCTTGTTCTATCTTCAAGAAGATAAATCTTCTCTTTTTCGAAAGTTTCAAAAAATATATCTGCTACAGAAGCTGTAAATATAAAAATAGTCTCTTTAAAATAGTCTCTGTTTTCAAAAAAGTCTAGCTCTCTTTTTGCAAGAGGTTCATTTTCATCGATATGTACAACAATATCGGCAGGTATATCTAGTTTATAAAGTGTTTTAAGTGCAGCTAAAGGAGCTATAATAATGAACTTTTTATGGTGTTTTTTTAGCCACTCTTTGTGAGCATTTAGAGAAGGACCAGCAGCTAAGACTAAAAAAGGTTTATCATTAAAAAAGTTTTCTGACTCTTTTTTTTGTAAGTTTACAAACTTATAATCTTTCGCAATTCTATTTAAGATTTTTTGGCTTTTTTGTAAAAGTCTTGAGTGTGAATAACACTTTTCAGGGCGAATAAGTATGGCTTGTTGTACCTGTTTTATAGTTGATTCATCTTTTGAAGAGAAGAGACAAAATTTTAGATAATGGTTTCTTATGATACCATTTTCATAAAAACTATTGAAAGTATGCGCAAGCTCAATACTACTTTGTGCTATAGAAAAAAAAGTTTTCTTGCCACAAAGTGCATCTTTATAATTACATGTAAACATAGATAGTCTAAATAGTTCTATATCGTTATCAGTTACTAAAATAATTTCTGTTTTAGTTTTTTGGATTATATCTTTTATGTGCAGACCAAGCCCTACTCCTAAAAAAATAAACTTATATATTTTATTCATACTCATCGAAGCGTTAGTGTTTGAACTATGATAGTAGATTATGGGTGCGGTTGTTGCATGAGGGAAAAAGGCATCAGCTTCTTTGAGTAAGTCTATAGAGTTTTTATCATAAATAAAGTTATAAGAGCTCTCAAGAACTTGGTCATCTTTTTTAAATGATATTGTATCGAGGAGCTCTTTTGAGTATTTTATGGAATTTTGACCGTAAAGATAATTACCTGAAGATAGCTCTTTGATATCAAAATAGCTGTTTTTATATTCAAGTTCATATTTTTGAGGGTATTTACCATCACTTAATAGAGTTTCTAAAGCTATTAACATCTCATAGAGTCTTTTATGCTCTTTTTCGAAGAACTCCATATTTTGTTTATAATTGAGTACTGCTTTATCTTCTATTTTTTGCACTTAATATCCTTTGTATTTGTAAAAGTATAGCAAATAATATACCTCTCAATTTTGTTTTAAAACTTCTATTTGCGAGAGTGCATAACTCTCAATAGTGCCAATATCTCTATGATATGTATTGTTAAAGTATGTGTTTATTTTTCCGAGATACTTTGGTAATACATCATTGCTAAAATCTATCTCTTTTTTATCCAAACACTCTAAAAAATCAAATAGTGAAGCTTCACAAATATATACTGCACCATTTGCGAGATTTGATGGTGGATTTTTTACCTTTTCATAAAACTCTTGCACAATGCCTCTGTTATCTAGTTCCACTATACCGCAGCTAGAGGGGTTGTCACTTTTAAATAGCATCATAGTTATATCACAATTATTAGGTCTATTTTTATGAGCATTTATGAATTTGCCAAAATCACAAAAACTTAAATTATCAGCATGAACTAACATAAAGGGCTCATTATCAAAAAATGCTCTGTTTGTTAAGAGCGTTGAACCTGTATTTAAAAGCTTTTTTTCATATACTAATGTTATTTTGTCTCTATATTTTGAACTCTCAATGAACTCTTCTACTTGTACATGTAGATGGTGAGTATTTATCAGAAATTCATCTATTCCAGCCTCAGATAGGTTCTTTAGCCAATACTCTAAAAGAGGTTTGCCATTTATTGGGACTAAGCATTTTGGGATGGTGTTGGTTATTGGTCTTAACCTACTACCGATTCCAGCGGCTAAAAGTAAAGCTCTCACTCAAGCTCTTTTAGGATTTCATCTTTTTTTATAGGTACATTTCCTATACGACTCACTTGTATAGCCGATGCTAAAGAGCCAAGATATGCACTTTTCCATATATCAGCGCCAACAGCCAAAGCCATTGAACTGCATGTAAGAAGAGAATCACCTGCACCACTCACATCTTTTACGAGGGCACCCAAGGCTTCAATATTATCTGTTAATAAGCCACTAGAGACATTATTATAAATCATAACGCCCTCAGCACCAAGAGTTGTAAAGATATACTTAGCATCTGTTTTAGAAGCTAATTTTTCAGATAAAACAACCAAACCAGATTCAAAATCATTAAGTGATAGTCTAATCTCTCTCTCCGTAGGAGTTACAAGCGTCATATGTTTAAACTTAGAGATATCTCCGATTTGAGAAGAACTTTGAGAATCTGCTGCCATTAAAATCTTTTTTTCAATACCCATAGCTGTTATGGAGTTGATAATATTTTTTGTTAAAACACCATAACTAAAGTCTGAAAATATTATTAAATCAACTTTATCAATACACTCATTAATACTCTTTAGTATCTTTTTTTCTATATCTCTACTTACTCCATGCTGTTTAAGATGATTTACTCTTAGAAGAGTTTTCTCTTTTGCTCGAAAGCGCTGCTTTAAGGTAGTAGGTCTTGAAGTGTCGGTGTGAAGTGAAACATCTATATCTAGCTTCTCTAAAGTATCTTTTACAAAGTTATTATTATCACTTCCTATAACAGATATAAACTTGACATTTGCGCCTAATGTTTTGGCATGGCTTGCTACAATTGCTGCTCCGCCTAGAAATTTGTTGCTAAGTAGAGGAGTAACTACTATTGTTGGATCTTCTTGACTCATTCCTAATGGCTCACATGTAATATACTCATCAACAATCGTGTCACCTATAACTAAAACATTTAAATTAGCAAAGCTCTCAACGATGCTCTTTAGCTCATGAGGCTTAAAAGAGTGTCTGTTTGTATATTTGTTGCTATGGTTTACTTTATAGTTTGTAGATAAAAACTCTTTTCTTAAGAGATCCATAGATGAAAAACCAATCTCCCCAGAACTAAAGAGAAGCTTTCCGCCATAGGCATTAATAGTGTCTAATTCACTATTTTCTCTGTTTTCATGCTCTTTACCTTTAACTACTATATCTGGCATGTGCTCTTTTATATACTCTAGGGCTGAGACTTCCAAGATAAAAGCTTCATCTACATAGCTAGTCGCTTTTATGGATTCAAGTCTTATCTCTTGATTTATTCCTTTATAGCTCATAGCATCACTATTTACCCCTACTGTAAGGTATTCACCACTCTCTTTTGCAAACTTTAAAAGTCTAAGGTGTCCAGGATGCAAAATATTAAAATCACCGCTTACAAATACTTTTTTCATAAATTACCTTATATAAAATTTATATGTTGAGGCTTCTCTCCTGTTGGAGCTTCTAGTG
Proteins encoded:
- a CDS encoding PfkB family carbohydrate kinase, with protein sequence MKKVFVSGDFNILHPGHLRLLKFAKESGEYLTVGVNSDAMSYKGINQEIRLESIKATSYVDEAFILEVSALEYIKEHMPDIVVKGKEHENRENSELDTINAYGGKLLFSSGEIGFSSMDLLRKEFLSTNYKVNHSNKYTNRHSFKPHELKSIVESFANLNVLVIGDTIVDEYITCEPLGMSQEDPTIVVTPLLSNKFLGGAAIVASHAKTLGANVKFISVIGSDNNNFVKDTLEKLDIDVSLHTDTSRPTTLKQRFRAKEKTLLRVNHLKQHGVSRDIEKKILKSINECIDKVDLIIFSDFSYGVLTKNIINSITAMGIEKKILMAADSQSSSQIGDISKFKHMTLVTPTEREIRLSLNDFESGLVVLSEKLASKTDAKYIFTTLGAEGVMIYNNVSSGLLTDNIEALGALVKDVSGAGDSLLTCSSMALAVGADIWKSAYLGSLASAIQVSRIGNVPIKKDEILKELE
- a CDS encoding nucleotidyltransferase family protein, yielding MRALLLAAGIGSRLRPITNTIPKCLVPINGKPLLEYWLKNLSEAGIDEFLINTHHLHVQVEEFIESSKYRDKITLVYEKKLLNTGSTLLTNRAFFDNEPFMLVHADNLSFCDFGKFINAHKNRPNNCDITMMLFKSDNPSSCGIVELDNRGIVQEFYEKVKNPPSNLANGAVYICEASLFDFLECLDKKEIDFSNDVLPKYLGKINTYFNNTYHRDIGTIESYALSQIEVLKQN
- a CDS encoding 6-hydroxymethylpterin diphosphokinase MptE-like protein, which gives rise to MQKIEDKAVLNYKQNMEFFEKEHKRLYEMLIALETLLSDGKYPQKYELEYKNSYFDIKELSSGNYLYGQNSIKYSKELLDTISFKKDDQVLESSYNFIYDKNSIDLLKEADAFFPHATTAPIIYYHSSNTNASMSMNKIYKFIFLGVGLGLHIKDIIQKTKTEIILVTDNDIELFRLSMFTCNYKDALCGKKTFFSIAQSSIELAHTFNSFYENGIIRNHYLKFCLFSSKDESTIKQVQQAILIRPEKCYSHSRLLQKSQKILNRIAKDYKFVNLQKKESENFFNDKPFLVLAAGPSLNAHKEWLKKHHKKFIIIAPLAALKTLYKLDIPADIVVHIDENEPLAKRELDFFENRDYFKETIFIFTASVADIFFETFEKEKIYLLEDRTSYKLNNCFIDVASVGEASYAIALSFSKGDIYLLGLDLAIGDDGSTHAKDHSDHRNLDTSSANSITQSASLDTAVTQVRGNFRKQVNTIPLLAMSIPVVDIHTSKLKLPNQNIYNLSDGAYFQETIALEPSDVKVTKIIKKIDLKSHLLALFDKYSSSSLSNEELQMLKDRQKRVQKYYDFVNTFREDSSSSSEIFMQSYTKLLNSMVAFEQDELHQIMMNYLLISSTYISDLFNTKELDNHKKHIKKIKKIIITLLEKIIKAYEQEIEKVLEDL
- a CDS encoding flagellin, which translates into the protein MGFRINTNISAMNAHRNASMTNLGLDKSLGSLSSGLRITKAADDASGMAIADSLRQQAQGLGQAVMNSNDGIGVTQTADGALDEYINIANTIRTKAIQAASDGQTSDTRKAIQADIDRLMQEAQNIASTTSFNGQTLLNGGYQNKSFHIGAYSGETVKISIEDSRTEKVGKFSLAESTTGLTATTGQAGVSTVSLSVTVTSADGTTSTSTGEAVLTSGAHSSYEIAQMVVDAFNSDAQTDGTNARASVYELTSSTAGTAAFGIRVDSSDNFTTTEAGFTIGDATAALTNNFSTIDVTTREKAEKAIIISDYTLKDLDSRRSDIGSVQNQLESTIRNISVTQVNVQAAESQIRDVDFAAESANFAKFNILAQSGSYAMSQANAVQQNVLKLLQ